One region of Trichoderma breve strain T069 chromosome 7 map unlocalized scaffold00007, whole genome shotgun sequence genomic DNA includes:
- a CDS encoding SET domain-containing protein — MKLIIIPNIIPYTAVSLAFQQQIISGDVCSSALVQVPHSQQDQLEGCRYFGQDHLNAVSLTNSSSPWTSQDHCHNSTETFCVFSSKAFASGRGISIITTSDRAENFQQLPAFVDEDALSGVNEQPSPPFEEKELPGRGRGLIANKMLHRGDRIFAHTPILMLDSEIFGELETEKWLGLEHAAVNNLPPKTKQMFSALYGSPVTDPVSDRIDTNAFVLDLHGATYYAVFPETARLNHDCRPNAAYFFDKETLTHYVHAMTDITPGTEITITYIDPHMSRENRLKKLSSLWGFQCSCSLCSLHPDLAHESDERLDQINTIRERLEDWETAPPQMALALLSLYEQERLHAPSSLAYWYAALTSCAEGLYWDTIRYARLAIELGMLDYGFKDEDFQLMRSLAKEPEKETCWLTRLK; from the exons atgaagttgatcATCATTCCCAATATAATCCCCTACACAGCGGTGTCTTTGgccttccagcagcaaatTATTTCTGGTGATGTTTGCTCTTCGGCTTTAGTTCAGGTCCCGCATTCTCAACAAGACCAGTTAGAAGGATGCAGATACTTTGGTCAGGATCACTTGAATGCTGTCTCCCTCACAAATTCATCATCGCCGTGGACATCGCAAGACCATTGCCACAACAGCACCGAAACATTTTGCGTCTTTTCATCCAAGGCCTTTGCAAGTGGTAGAGGCATATCCATTATAACAACATCCGATCGCGCAGAGAATTTTCAACAACTACCAGCATTTGTTGACGAAGATGCGTTATCAGGAGTCAATGAGCAACCGTCACCACCGTtcgaagaaaaagagcttCCTGGAAGAGGGCGTGGTCTCATTGCGAATAAGATGCTGCATCGTGGGGACAGGATATTCGCACATACCCCCATCTTGATGTTAGACAGCGAGATTTTTGGAGAGCTAGAAACGGAAAAATGGTTGGGGCTGGAACATGCAGCCGTCAACAATCTTCCTCCAAAAACGAAACAGATGTTTTCGGCACTCTATGGCAGCCCTGTAACAGATCCAGTGAGTGATCGGATTGACACCAATGCTTTTGTGCTTGACCTGCATGGGGCCACATACTACGCCGTATTCCCTGAGACAGCT CGTCTCAACCATGATTGTCGCCCCAATGCGGCCTACTTTTTTGACAAAGAGACCCTTACACACTACGTGCACGCTATGACGGACATTACTCCTGGTACCGAAATCACCATCACATATATCGATCCTCATATGTCACGCGAGAATCGTCTCAAAAAGCTGTCTTCTCTCTGGGGATTTCAATGCTCTTGCAGTTTATGTAGCCTTCATCCAGACCTGGCTCATGAGTCTGACGAGCGCCTCGACCAGATTAACACCATACGTGAGCGTCTGGAGGACTGGGAAACAGCTCCCCCACAAATGGCGCTGGCGCTTCTTAGTCTTTATGAACAAGAGCGTCTGCACGCTCCCTCGAGTTTAGCATACTGGTATGCGGCTTTGACGAGTTGTGCGGAGGGCCTGTATTGGGACACGATACGATATGCGCGACTGGCGATTGAGTTGGGCATGTTGGATTACGGATTTAAAGATGAGGATTTTCAGCTTATGAGGAGCCTAGCAAAGGAGCCCGAGAAAGAAACTTGTTGGCTAACTAGATTAAAATAG
- a CDS encoding ankyrin repeats (3 copies) domain-containing protein gives MQIRSPQHLTSNIDIVDRAASFGHPENHMRGALVSIDLDCPADFFFGRKDLVAKFSLCFTTQIQGGFHKPIAIQHAEVGYFRTDNDIKKLVQGVKLPLLKISGAFNKGDADNKGEAGNKGEAGNKGEAGNKGEADIEIHQSNGSGSDGSCSIRIVALLDAYPSNMEVSASLSTYISSTVEGHIRHSRTFTSSTDPRVAPFPNEERLQRLLCWTAALGYEKLFGAYLDQGPSMLDMEDEFGMTPLSCAAFAGKILVIQLALQQGGCDRARKKTGRGHSPLEAAASRKDASIFESFLKLLKYFEELGSATPPAKIPQLEDMHSLDVSDIQKELNLAVVDEQTATVRNLVEMPLDLQNNRENWLADQMVQAAKKGGLCLVQVLKSCGAEVDAEAYADKDRGNEERTTPLMIAIAHDRIAVAEFLISHGAGNEDALRAAVERKQHTTIRALLQAGVRVKGKLKTDLRAKAVEKKDSTTLMLLKVEKGTGKLATSVQLDKNVDRHFTATVVDFTEDKDPDFKELTVADLMGRSTSFFSVGEKSKFKWIHLPANNMKWVEALIGKIYHYDPSLVYKVLEPKRWVKRQHKGESDSPHARFMLPACHDFSEAFIDKTKFGNEQKDKHVVLFMPYLHWDEEDAMKARTEYLAERSPGTTLSNGRVWENMPKTELKSKREEMLINEYLLSDDNSNSKSRHVLHIRRTLDQSLYHNLKDTIFRDADQTVHRYQRELNKKKKIEKRQPLTVIMVDQLWMWILVGPSGKAEAIVTCFPSRDWSDIDPRRTTDVFQTTKAYIQHRPNAINTPYDLAGVIASRCSRALLDHSTDMLNFAEVYENSISYIMNEETVLFNRFNRLMKTRTQMMNGLKEESSRSKSSSQPKQANSYQDLAKIIVEDQKWLQEQRKLPEISVDHCKKYRKSTLETEIPSVDEIESLGKNMSIEEGKNISIEEKKDHLIKLLEKFGRFYVLDITREITLLSQIKDIQDELEMMQKVFTEQNEVLKAMDRIIRTMEQRDSNSNDNIQPANFDAKLRYRGGSRSWKMKEYDPEEIQDKFSDYDYSTSIDTLPMVARIPASESDFRKRTYSYQNAVWGLGHQEHNLPLRTVSRHSNQIKKMLKRAKTTNDALSSLVDLKQKQNNIIDTRTARIQAEQSHLMTLEAGKQSKTLMVFTIVTIIFLPLSFIAAFFAIPTKDFDNNNLSLGFVSKITFPASAGISILIVVIGFSASYWRLDKVTHRLLAKFRRSGKPDGDSSQNDDGQNLPYWRQS, from the exons ATGCAAATTCGCAGTCCACAGCATCTGACTAGCAATATCGACATTGTCGATAGAGCCGCCTCATTTGGCCACCCTGAAAACCATATGCGTGGAGCACTGGTCTCTATCGACTTAGATTGCCCTGCagacttttttttcggtcGCAAGGATCTTGTTGCCAAATTCAGCTTGTGTTTCACAACACAAATTCAGGGCGGATTTCACAAGCCCATTGCGATCCAACATGCGGAAGTCGGTTACTTTAGAACTGACAACGATATCAAGAAACTGGTACAGGGTGTGAAGCTTCCTCTGCTGAAAATATCAGGAGCTTTTAACAAGGGTGATGCCGATAACAAGGGCGAAGCCGGTAACAAAGGTGAAGCCGGTAACAAGGGTGAAGCCGGTAACAAGGGTGAAGCCGATATCGAAATCCATCAGTCAAATGGTTCTGGAAGCGATGGTTCTTGCAGTATCAGAATTGTAGCCCTCTTGGACGCGTATCCGTCCAACATGGAAGTGTCTGCATCTTTATCTACGTATATTTCATCTACTGTAGAAGGTCATATCCGACACAGCCGCACCTTCACTAGCTCTACCGATCCTCGTGTGGCTCCATTTCCGAATGAAGAAAGGCTTCAAAGGCTTTTATGTTGGACTGCGGCTCTTGGTTATGAGAAGTTGTTTGGGGCATATCTTGACCAAGGGCCTTCCATGCTTGATATGGAAGATGAGTTTGGGATGACACCCTTATCATGTGCGGCATTTGCTGGAAAGATTTTAGTGATCCAACTGGCTCTGCAACAAGGTGGCTGCGACAGAGCTAGAAAAAAGACTGGTCGGGGACATTCGCCTCTCGAAGCTGCTGCGAGCCGAAAAGATGCAAGCATATTCGAATCGTTTCTTAAATTGCTCAAATATTTCGAGGAATTAGGTAGTGCGACTCCACCTGCCAAGATTCCTCAGCTTGAAGACATGCATAGCCTCGACGTTAGCGACATCCAAAAGGAGCTCAATTTGGCTGTAGTTGATGAGCAGACAGCGACTGTCCGAAATTTAGTCGAAATGCCCCTTGATCTTCAAAATAATAGAGAGAATTGGCTGGCCGACCAAATGGTGcaggcagcaaagaagggaGGCCTCTGTCTTGTTCAAGTTTTGAAATCCTGCGGGGCGGAAGTCGACGCCGAGGCTTATGCAGACAAGGACCGTGGGAATGAAGAGAGGACCACACCACTTATGATTGCAATAGCGCATGATCGAATAGCAGTTGCGGAGTTCCTTATCAGTCACGGTGCTGGTAACGAAGATGCACTACGAGCTGCTGTTGAGAGAAAACAACATACGACGATTCGAGCATTGTTACAAGCTGGGGTGCGAGTGAAAGGAAAATTGAAAACGGATTTGCGTGCTAAGGCAGTCGAAAAGAAGGACTCGACAACTCTTATGTTACTGAAGGTAGAAAAAGGTACTGGGAAGCTAGCAACCTCTGTTCAATTGGATAAAAATGTCGATCGACACTTTACAGCAACAGTGGTTGACTTTACGGAAGATAAAGATCCGGACTTCAAGGAGCTTACTGTAGCCGATTTGATGGGAAGGTCGACCTCCTTTTTTTCAGTAGGCGAAAAGTCCAAGTTTAAGTGGATTCATTTGCCGGCAAACAAT ATGAAATGGGTCGAG GCTTTGATTGGCAAGATATACCATTACGATCCCTCATTAGTTTATAAAGTTCTGGAGCCAAAACGATGGGTCAAAAGGCAGCATAAGGGAGAGAGCGACTCTCCACATGCACGATTCATGCTGCCAGCATGTCACGACTTTTCGGAAGCCTTCATAGACAAGACGA AGTTTGGAAACgaacaaaaagacaaacatGTGGTTCTATTT ATGCCCTATCTTCACtgggatgaggaggatgcaATGAAAGCAAGAACAGAATACCTAGCGGAAAGATCTCCTGGTACGACACTCTCAAACGGTAGGGTGTGGGAGAATATGCCCAAAACGGAACTGAAATCTaaaagagaggagatgcTTATAAATGAATATTTGCTATCGGATGATAATAGCAATTCGAAATCTCGCCACGTCCTTCATATTCGAAGGACCCTGGATCAGTCTTTATATCACAATTTAAAAGACACCATTTTTAGGGATGCCGATCAAACGGTTCATCGATACCAGAGGGAGttgaacaaaaagaagaagattgagaaacGGCAACCATTGACGGTTATTATGGTGGATCAACTTTGGATGTGGATTCTAGTTGGCCCGTCGGGAAAAGCCGAGGCAATTGTCACCTGTTTTCCATCCAGAGATTGGTCTGATATCG ATCCAAGGCGTACCACTGATGTCTTCCAGACTACAAAGGCTTACATCCAGCACAGACCCAATGCCATAAACACACCTTATGATCTTGCAGGTGTCATTGCCAGCAGATGCTCAAGAGCTCTTTTAGATCACTCAACAGACATGCTTAACTTTGCTGAAGTCTATGAAAATTCCATCAGCTACATT ATGAACGAGGAGACGGTACTCTTCAATAGATTCAACAGGCTGATGAAGACCCGCACTCAGATGATGAACGGGCTCAAAGAAGAGTCAAGCAGGTCGAAAAGCTCAAGTCAGCCTAAACAAGCTAACTCTTACCAAGATTTGGCAAAAATCATCGTGGAAGACCAAAAATGGCTTCAAGAACAGAGGAAACTTCCTGAGATCTCTGTCGATCATTGCAAAAAGTATCGCAAATCTACTTTGGAGACTGAAATTCCAAGTGTAGACGAAATTGAGAGTTTAGGGAAGAATATGTCTattgaagaagggaagaatATATctattgaagaaaagaaggatcACCTGATAAAACTGCTTGAGAAGTTTGGGCGGTTTTATGTTCTTGATATAACTAGAGAGATTACCCTTCTCAGTCAGATCAAGGACATTCAagacgagctggagatgatgcaaAAGGTATTCACAGAACAGAATGAAGTTCTCAAAGCGATGGATCGGATCATTCGCACCATGGAGCAACGCGATTCCAACTCAAACGACAATATACAGCCCGCAAACTTTGACGCCAAGTTGCGCTATCGAGGGGGTTCTAGAagctggaagatgaaagaataCGACCCCGAAGAGATTCAAGACAAATTTAGCGACTACGACTACTCCACCAGCATCGATACTTTGCCTATGGTAGCACGTATACCGGCTTCTGAATCGGATTTCCGGAAGCGTACTTACTCTTACCAGAATGCTGTCTGGGGCTTGGGCCATCAGGAACATAACCTTCCACTTCGTACCGTTAGTCGGCATTCTAACCAGATCAAAAAAATGCTTAAGCGCGCTAAAACCACCAATGACGCG CTGAGCAGCCTCGTCGATTTGAAACAGAAGCAAAACAACATTATTGATACGCGGACTGCCCGTATTCAGGCCGAGCAATCACATTTAATGACGCTTGAGGCTGGGAAACAGAGCAAAACACTCATGGTGTTTACGATTGTTACCATCATCTTC CTACCTTTATCTTTCATCGCTGCCTTTTTCGCAATTCCTACTAAAGACttcgacaacaacaacttaTCATTAGGCTTCGTATCAAAAATTACGT TCCCAGCATCTGCCGGTATATCAATTTTGATCGTCGTCATTGGATTTTCCGCGTCCTACTGGCGATTGGACAAGGTCACCCATCGACTTCTCGCCAAGTTCCGCAGAAGTGGCAAACCCGACGGCGATTCTAGCCAAAATGATGATGGGCAAAACCTTCCATACTGGCGACAATCCTAA
- a CDS encoding fungal potassium channel domain-containing protein gives MGCLSHRSKETRQYTDQKWDYINLSDFKAKGCGAVFAYITLWMGLIISLTVYGVDTFTAVQLLVFNRWSSEIEPAIPFSVSKWIFSVCIILSFVNLGFEWIRAARKIKRGNVAEVYLDSLAVRWESIRLGSGQGFKRFLVFTELTKSKKGAEYIALFTYFSFQSWIRVLFCTSPRQVVNALTLRSVYLAKLAVSSNSVGGSISEFFDKIKTLAQQDFRQAAILGGMCFTLVVWVFSALYLLSAVLFYICFLFHWIPRADGGLTGYCERKVNSALLKIVTKTVNKALAKGQADRMKRAMTEKGEAHPDTSLPTLPNVGIFAPQQQTGVTAPLPAYTSNPGTPVGDFKRQMPPRSMTGASTMSYSSRAPLRTGTGDSMRSTDMNHMRSGSNSSYGQPRSQSPPSNGPRLDMSHMRTGSNSYRQPFSESPASMGPAATSSVYAPSTRSVPSRITDQYGNRQHMQDDAQSFRGPPPRSYTFNNEGRSSPAPSAAGSSYSRAPQQPRQMTEPMQPLRQNSQDFYNPQSQAQTQAQSGSTYGSAYGSAYGSAYAYDVEAQNNRRY, from the exons ATGGGTTGCCTAAGTCATCGCAGCAAGGAGACACGGCAATATACCGACCAGAAATGGGATTACATTAACCTCTCCGacttcaaggccaagggctGCGGTGCCGTCTTCGCATACATCACCCTCTGGATGGgcctcatcatctccctcacTGTCTACGGAGTCGATACTTTTACTGCCGTCCAATTGCTTGTCTTCAACCGATGGTCATCCGAGATCGAGCCCGCCATTCCCTTTTCCGTTTCGAAATGGATCTTTTCTGTTTgcatcatcttgtccttTGTCAACCTCGGATTTGAATGGATTCGTGCAGCTCGAAAGATTAAACGAGGAAATGTTGCCGAGGTCTATCTCGACAGTCTGGCTGTCCGCTGGGAGTCAATCCGTCTGGGGTCTGGCCAAGGTTTCAAGCGATTCCTTGTCTTTACCGAGCTCACCAAGAGTAAAAAGGGCGCCGAATATATTGCCCTGTTTACTTACTTTAGCTTTCAAT CCTGGATCCGAGTTCTGTTCTGTACCAGTCCGCGACAGGTAGTCAATGCCTTGACTCTCAGATCTGTCTATCTTGCCAAGCTCGCTGTCAGCTCAAACTCGGTCGGGGGCTCTATTTCAGAATTctttgacaagatcaagacACTTGCGCAACAGGACTTTCGCCAGGCTGCCATTCTCGGAGGCATGTGCTTCACACTGGTTGTCTGGGTCTTTTCAGCTTTGTACTTGCTTTCCGCCGTCCTCTTCTACATCTGCTTCCTCTTTCACTGGATTCCCCGCGCCGACGGCGGCCTGACAGGATACTGTGAGCGAAAAGTCAACAGCGCTCTGCTCAAGATTGTGACCAAGACGGTCAACAAGGCGCTCGCCAAGGGGCAGGCAGACAGGATGAAAAGAGCCATGACCGAGAAAGGCGAGGCTCACCCAGACACGTCGCTTCCTACTCTACCAAATGTCGGCATCTTCGCGCCACAGCAGCAAACTGGCGTCACTGCACCTTTGCCCGCGTACACGTCGAATCCAGGGACCCCGGTCGGAGACTTTAAGCGGCAGATGCCCCCACGGAGCATGACGGGAGCCTCAACCATGAGCTATTCTTCTCGGGCTCCACTG AGGACTGGGACGGGAGACTCTATGAGAAGCACAGACATGAACCATATGCGTTCAGGCTCGAATTCCTCGTATGGCCAGCCGCGTTCTCAAAGCCCCCCAAGCAATGGTCCTCGGTTGGATATGAGCCACATGCGGACTGGCTCAAACTCATATCGACAGCCATTCTCTGAAAGCCCCGCGAGCATGGGTCCGGCGGCTACATCGTCAGTGTACGCGCCGTCGACAAGGTCCGTTCCGTCGCGTATCACCGACCAATATGGCAATCGTCAGCATATGCAAGACGATGCTCAATCTTTCCGAGGTCCGCCACCCAG GTCGTATACCTTCAACAATGAAGGTCGATCCAGCCCAGCACCATCCGCGGCAGGATCATCTTACTCAAGAGCCCCTCAGCAACCC AGGCAGATGACTGAGCCAAT GCAGCCGCTTCGTCAAAATTCTCAGGATTTTTACAATCCGCAATCTCAAGCTCAGACTCAAGCTCAATCTGGATCAACATATGGGTCAGCATATGGATCAGCATACGGATCAGCATATGCATACGATGTTGAGGCGCAGAACAATCGTAGATATTAG
- a CDS encoding methyltransferase domain-containing protein, producing the protein MVNSTSQALLPADQARNMAFDKILHKNSSNSQGGLRAMINKDNEAHKAAVVEYFQHWDDKKAEDETEAVRQSRVIDYASLTRQYYNLATDLYEYGWGEAFHFCRFAYGEAFKSAVNRHEHHLASSIGIKPGMRVLDVGCGVGGPAREIVKFTGCHVTGLNINNYQISRAKQYAVKEGLTHKLDFVQGDFMNLPFPDDSFDAVYVIEATVHAPSLESAYREIFRVLKPGGVFGVYEWFMTDAYNNDDLTHRQIRLDIEQGDGIAQMLKVEDGLAAIQAAGFTLETHYDLAEDDSNDTSVAPWYWPLGTDLRYAQSLSDVLTVLRMNRFGRVVSHAFISVLELLQIAPAGTGKTAESLAKAADALVEGGKKKLFTPMYLMVGRKPEF; encoded by the exons ATGGTCAACTCAACAAGTCAGGCTCTTCTTCCGGCCGACCAGGCCAGAAACATGGCCTTTGACAAGATTTTGCACAAAAACTCGTCAAATTCTCAGGGCGGTCTTCGAGCCATGATCAACAAAGACAACGAAGCACACAAAGCAGCCGTCGTTGAATACTTTCAACACTGGGATGACAAAAAGGCCGAAGACGAGACTGAAGCTGTTCGACAATCTCGAGTCATTGATTATGCAAGCTTGACAAGACA ATACTACAACTTGGCGACCGACCTTTACGAATATGGCTGGGGCGAGGCATTCCACTTTTGTAGATTTGCCTATGGAGAGGCCTTCAAGTCAGCCGTGAACCGACATGAACATCATCTGGCAagcagcattggcatcaagcCTGGAATGCGGGTGTTGGATGTCGGATGTGGTGTTGGCGGACCGGCACGAGAAATCGTCAAGTTTACCGGATGCCACGTCACCGGCTTAAACATCAACAACTACCAAATCAGCCGAGCCAAGCAGTACGCTGTAAAGGAAGGGCTTACACACAAGCTGGATTTTGTTCAGGGAGATTTCATG AACTTGCCGTTCCCCGACGACTCGTTCGACGCCGTATACGTAATCGAAGCTACAGTCCACGCGCCGTCGCTGGAGAGTGCCTACAGAGAAATCTTCCGTGTCCTCAAGCCAGGAGGCGTCTTTGGCGTCTATGAATGGTTCATGACGGACGCCTACAACAACGATGATTTGACTCACCGTCAAATCCGTCTCGACATTGAGCAAGGCGACGGCATTGCCCAGATGCTCAAAGTCGAGGACGGCCTCGCCGCCATTCAAGCTGCAGGCTTCACACTTGAAACCCACTACGACCTCGCTGAGGACGACAGCAATGATACAAGTGTTGCTCCGTGGTATTGGCCTCTGGGAACAGATCTTCGTTATGCCCAGTCACTTTCGGACGTGCTGACTGTCTTGAGAATGAACCGGTTTGGCAGAGTGGTATCTCATGCTTTCATCTCTGTTCTGGAGTTGCTTCAGATTGCTCCTGCAGGTACCGGAAAGACGGCTGAGAGTCTTGCAAAGGCAGCTGATGCGTTGGTTGagggaggaaagaaaaagttgTTTACGCCGATGTATCTCATGGTTGGCCGCAAGCCTgaattttaa